Within the Zea mays cultivar B73 chromosome 10, Zm-B73-REFERENCE-NAM-5.0, whole genome shotgun sequence genome, the region tattaaaaatccaataTTGCCCCATGGGTTGAACCCATTCAAACCCACAAAATAAAGAACCCAATCCCACCCCATGGAACCCAATTTTCTATTAACCCCAACCCAGCCTGCTAAGTAAATCCAACCTATTCCCACCCATCCAAAGTACACCCACTTGAGAAGCAAGCACATTTCAACCCAGTCCATTAGCAGACCTAAAAATAGAGGTGCAAGAAATATCAATTATACATTTTTAATGTTTAATCATACCCTTGCGGAGAAATAAGTCACGGAAGAGTCTCTTCAAATAGGAGTAATCTGGTTTATCTTCAAATCGTAGTGATCTACAGTAATGAAAGTATGCAGTGAACTCTGATGGATGCGATTTACAGAGGACCTGTTTAGAAATTCGGCATGTTATTATCACAGCAATACCATAATATGCTATTTGAACAGGAAATTAAGTGATGGGGTCATGGGGAGTTTGCATTGCACCTCAACTGGTGTAAGCATTTTCTTTTCACTGATTATATCATACTTTTGCTTCTTTGTGCCAGCTTTCAGGCCTTGCCAAGGAAGACTGGGGGATTCCAAGATGAAGAAAAATGTTATGATGCACAAGGTTATAGAAAATTCTAGTGAAGAGAAATAATATCATACCTTCCTCTTAAGAAATACATCAGCACATAACCAAGAGATTCCAGATCATCTCTTCTGCTTTGCTCTGTAAGGAAATGAAGAAAGGTTAACCCAAATTCATCTATTAAGGCATCCAGATTTGTGGATGAATATAGTCTGCAGCTAATTGACTACAAGTTCACAAATAGTGTTACAAGTTTTGAAGAGTTTTAATTTGTTTCAAAACATTTGTCTTCCCTGTTCCGTTTGCCCTAGAATCTGATCATTTAATGCTCAGATACTGATGATACAGTAGCACATATCCATATTTACAAGACATAAACTCACCTACTCCAAGATGGGTATTTACACTGGCATATCGTGCTGTTCCTGTGAGATTTTTGTTTTCCCTGTGGCACAACAAAGAAAATATATTGGCTTTTTAAATGATAACACACATAAAGTAAGACTGGCTAGAAGCTTAGAACAAAAAAAATGAACCTCCAGAAAAAAAATGTAACAGGAattttcatttcaaaaaatgaaAAGTTAATGCTGATCTGTACAGCAGCGTTTTGAAAATGTTTAACATTTGATATTACCTATTTTTATTATTAACTTTCTACACACATTGTTCTGAGTGTCGTGGGCTGCCCCTGGCCTGCTTATGCAAACCAACCTGACCACTTCGGTTAAAACCGGTGCAAAACAGCTTCATATTATTGTCAGGTACCAGGTTAACCTTTCAAGAATGACCAAATTTAGCCCAAGAAAAAAAGTACAACTGATCAAAAGTTTCAATTTTCATGTAGGTTCAGAACCAAGAACACAGTCATGTAAGCTGTTAATAAGCTGTTGCCTAGTACCACAAAAAGGTTTATGGTGTGAACTATGCCAAAATGCCAATGGCATAAAAAACATCAAGTGAACAGGAATACAGACACAACTATGGGGTCTAATTGGGATGGTACACCTGAACAATCTCCCACTTTCAGGATGGTAAGTTAGAAGTAGCTTTATAATTTTATAGGCATAAATTCTTTACCTGTATGGTATGTGCTTATGAGTTTGGAGATCTCGATACTTTTTCGCAAGGCCATAGTCGATGACAAATACCTGTGGAGTGCGCTCAACTGTTTCAGATGGTAACTTTGGCACAAGCTAGTAGTCATTTCTCATAATAAGAAACATCGCTCAACTTCACTGTTATCATTAGACATCAGATAATAGGAATCTTAGTGTCTCATATTCAAAATCTTTTGATTTACTATTGTTCAATTTGGTAGACACAATGCTTTTTAGCAGGCGTAGCACAAACCTGGTTTGCTTTACGTCCTAAACCCATGAGGAAATTATCAGGCTTGATATCACGATGTAGAAACCCCCTTGTGTGCATGTATTCTACCCTACTGATCTGTATCCCACACCAAGAAGGCATGTTATTTTTGTTTGCAAGGATCAATGAAATGCAAAGTGAAGAATTTATTGATACTACATCAGTATGTGGTTCCAAGATCACCAAAACAAATACAAGAATAATATAGAACCGTATGATAGTCTCACCATCTGATCAGCAAGCATTAGTACTGTTTTAAGGGAGAACTTTCTGCTGCAGTAGTTAAATAAGTCCTCCATACTTGGGCCAAGCAGATCAATCACCATGACATTGTACTCCCTCTCCACCCCAAACCACTTAAGATGTGGAATCCCAGCTACATATCAAAGCAGAAAAGAAACAGATCAGTAAAACACCAGTGTAATTGGACTAACCAAATTCTATTGTGGTTGCGCTTACTTCCACCCTGCAAAAGCATGTAGAGTTTTGATTCATAGTGAAGCTGGGGATGTCGTGATTTGACCGATTCCTAATAAGAAgttatacacacacacacaataAGGTGAGCAAGCAGTTCCAAATTCCTAGTAGCAGGTAAGGCAAACAATATAAACGACCATGATTCAACTTCTAGAAAAGATCAATCACCTAGCAATTAGGAAGATGCACTGAATATATCTGTGCCAAAAATATTGTTTGtaggggtgggcattttaaaTTCGAAAACCGAACTTGAACAGACCGAATTGTTGGTCTATGCGGGTTTTCGGGTTTGGTTCCTACATGTGCTATATTTCGGGGTACGGCTTAGGGTTCGGTTCCTAGCCTTCAAAACCCGAAATATTTAAATGCTCTTAGTATGTGACGATCTTATTGTGTGATTCACGATCTTATTAGTCACTTGTTGTAGTAATAGTACTCTTATTTAATTATTCACTGTATATATTTTTAACAAAAGACACTAGTCTCTCTATTGTTTggtctattcggtggaccgaatagaccAAACCGAAATTGTGGGTCTATTCGCGTTCGGTtcctaaaattattttgaaaattttGGTTCTCATTTTTCAGAACCCAAAATTTCAAAAAAAAACGAATAGACCGAACTGAATTACActaatagaccgaatgcccagccctaatTGTTTGATATGCCACTGTTGATATTACAGACTTGGAGCAACATTCATCATTAGCTAACACACTAATTCAATTTAGCATATATAGAGAAAACATAACTCCAAATAAGCTAAACACAACTTTGAGAATAATCCAATCAGAACAAACAAGAGATGAGTTTCCAGTGGGTGCTTTTCAGCATTGATACCCTCACTTCAGAGTGCTACAGGCTCATTAGCTCCTGCAAGCAATTAGGCTAACTATAGATTTCAGTGACTCCGACTAAAGTTAACTCCTAAGACCATCTCCAACCATTTCCCCCATATTTTTTCCTCATATCTGTATTTTCTATTATATTTTACTACATCATCCTAAAAGATACTTCCCCCCATAGTACACAGTAGGTCGGTAGCAATAGCAAGGGTGAGGGGAGGTTTGGGGGGTGCGGTTGGAGAAGGTCTAACACAGAACTGTTCACCAAGACATGGATAGTGGACACAAAAATCACGTGGAAGATGTTCGTGGAATACCAGTTTGACAGCCACCTCCTCGTCACTCTGCATGTTCACGCCTGCACATAGATCAAACAAGCACAGTCAGAAGCATGAACACACCGAACTACACCCGGAGCAAAAGGTCCACAAATCAAGGACCCATCACGGGACGCACCGAGGTAGAGCTCCCCAAATGATCCGCTCCCGATCTTCTTCCCAAGCTTGAACTTGCCCCCAACTACGTGCTCCATCCCGGCAGCCAAACACGCGACGCGCCCTACGCTACAACCACCACCAACTCCCCACCGACAGAGCTCGCTCGCGCCCCCTACCTGACACCCTCAGATCccagccaagcgcctcagacggcTCCACAAACTGACCGCATTGCCCCGGCACCGCTGGCCCCGACGACCTCCACAAGCGAACGTCGAACCGACGAGCCACGTGCCGAGCGGCGGCGACGCGCCCCACCGTAGTGCGAGTCTTCCCGCCGGAGCCGATAGCGGGTCTTGTCGGCGAGCGGAGAGATCCGCGGCGAGGCGATTCCTCGTCTGGATTAAATTAACTGGAGCATTTTTTTGGAAACGGAAGCGAGTTAAAGAGGTGTGTCGGGAGGAGGCGGAATGCCGAAACGGAGTGGCGACTGGCGAGCGGATATCACAGGATGACAGTCGAGTGTGGGAACAGGAACATgggtgtttttttttttttgctttgcGATTCCGGATTATCCGCCGCGTGCTGTGTACAGTGTACTAGGGCTGCACAGATTTGGGCATTTGGCCGTCTTTTCGTGCAGGTTGTCACGTCGTTGTCACTCTGGAGCAGCGAGCAGTTATATGTACAACCCACGTAAATAACTTAATATCTTAGAGTATATATAACTCACGTAAATATCTCATATCTTAAAGATATTAAAGTGTTAAATGAAAAAAAACACAAAAGATGTTATCTTGGTGAGAAAACATCTCTACCGTGATTTTCTAAGTCTAGATACGATTCTACTTATACAATCCACATAAATAAGTCGTATCTTGAGAGATTATAGTGAATAAAATACAAAGACTTAGATACATTAGATTGTATGAAGGGCTTTATTAAATGTACCTAGTGTTTAGAGAACTGAAACGTAGTATCTAGGTTGTACATGCCTTTAAGGGTATTAAGGAGTAATTGCAAAAAATACACAAGAGACGTATCTTGATGAATAAACGTCTCTAGCACGGTTCTATAAGTCTAAATACGATTCCACTCATACAAACCACATAAATGAGACGTATCTTAACGAGTTCTAGTAAATAAGATAAGATACAAGGCTTACATACATTGAGTTGTATGAAAGGGCTTCTTAGATGTATCTATTGCTTGGAGAACTGCAACATAGTatctaggttgtacatgccctaagggTATGTAGAACTACATTAATTAGGGTCTCTTAAGAGGTTTCTAAGGGTATGTTTAGAAACTTTGTTTCTCAAAACCATAATTTATAATATCATAGTTTAATGTATGCCATGACATAACtatgctatattttatatccgtcCAATCTAACACCTATTTGGACATATAGTATTTTAGTTCTAGTGTAGAAGGGAAGACTATAGTTGCGTGCAAGCAACCCCAAAAAAATTGTTGTACCAACAAAACCATGGTTTAAAATACAGAGTTTTTGTACGTGCTCCCAAACGCCTTTTGGTCTAAAATACCATGGTATTCTCAAATATCAATATATTGTCTTGGAACTAAGAAAATATCGTGTTTCCAAACAGGTCCTAAGAGGTTAAACAAAAAAATTTAAGAGACGAACTCTCCAACAAGAGCTCATCTATACAtgactttatatatatatatatacactacaCACGTAGGGATTCTAGGTTGTATCATGCAGCCACTTAGTTGTCTCTTATACTTAAAAACCGAACCAAGGACTCTAGGTTGTGCATGCCCTAAAAGACTCGAGTACCTATAATTAAAAGCACCTAAACTTAAGGGCATGTTTGATCCATGATGCTAAAATTTAGCACTACACTTTTATCACTTCGAGATCCAAATAGGAGTGGTAAAAGTGAAGTGCTAAACTTTAACGCACAATATATGTTTAGCTTCTTAAGAACATCTCCAAGAGAGGCTCTAAACGTGGCACTAATTTAAATATAGGGCTCACAACCAAAAAAACACCGTTCCAAAGCGGCTCTATTTTATACGAAATCATTAAACGATTATAGAGCTAGTTCTCTCGGGCCCTAAATATAATATCTCATATACTAGAGCTTTATCCTAATTTCATCTTAATCTTTAGCCATTTAGTTCCTAATAACATATTTTTTTTCATGAATAACATTATTTAAGGCCAAACTATTGGAGTAGAAATTTCTTTTAAGGCCCTAAACAATCTATTATGGTCCTATTTTCAATTTTTAGAACTCCATTTTACGAAGATGCTTTAAGGTGTGCTAAACTTACCatgctaaagtttagcacatGGATCCAATCCGAGCTAAGTTTAGAGTATATACAACCTTATTAAATTTGGTATCTCTTAACTGGGTATAAAAAAATATAAGAAACGGTCTCTTCGTGAAGAGTCCATATCTACACGACTCTCCATACATATTGTCTCTTAATTGTATTTACAATCAAAGCTCGAGGTTGTATCATACAGTCTTTTAGGATAGGGGTGTTTGATTTCCTGACTAAGGTTTAGTCCATATCACATCAGATGTTTAAATATCGATTATAAatattaaatataatataattataaaactaatataTAGATGAAGACTAAATTGTAGACAAGTTTATTAAGACTAAATTATATAGGTGTGTGCTCGTGCATTGCCACGAAGTTTaaaattagtataaaatataGATACATAACGACAAATGTTAATATAATATGTAAAATCCTTGTGACAAAATATCGATGTAACActcatttctttatttatttatatatatatatatatatatatttgaaaTGAACATACTTACATATTTTCTTAGACTATTTAAACATATACATGCATCACTCTATATCTCTATTCTCTGGCAAACGAGATGCATGTGTTATCCTAAGACTGTGTTCAGCGGTTACCCTAAATTTCTCCCACTATATCCCACTCATGTGTCACATCAGCGTTCTTTTCCCCCCTATATCTCCACCCtgtacagcggttccccctaaatccttcccctataccccactacaaccataaaatatcattttctatacctacTTTTCACCTCCTACCAATTTTTCATCAACTAATAATTAATCGTGGGCCCACAACACAGTATATAGGGGAGGAAAGGAGAGCACGCTGCATTTGGGGGGGAGAGAGAAAATAGTAGCGCTAGCCGCTACCGTAGGGGATGGGATAGAGTTAACCGTTGAAGGTTTTAACGTGCTCCTGTAGCCGCTACCGTAGGGGAGGGGGCTTCCGGCGGGATGCGTTGAACACGGTCTAAGACATAATGACACAAACAACATGGGAAATTTCAGGCAAGCGATCCTAATGGGAAGTCAAACAAAAATTTAAAAATCTGCCATGTGCGCTTGTCACACGACAGTCTCCAATCAGCTCAAAAAGGAAGAATATTACATTGTGTTAACAAATACAACCCTCAGTAAATAATCTAATCCATTGTATGCCCTACAAAAATTAAAGATGGATTTGTGCATGTCGCCCCCAATGACCAGTAGAGAAAAATCTTTTTTCTTTCGGGATAGAAGCGAAGACAGGAGATGGTGCCATGATAGATGAGAGTCCAACAGTTGCATTAATTCCCATGATATGACCTCCGGGGCACATTGTAAGCAGAATATGCATACATGATTGTTCATGGTAGAATAGGAAGATATGCTGCTCAACAACACAGACTGCCCATGAACCCTCTGGACCATAGAAGTAGAGCGTAGTTCATCCGCCATTTTCACAAGTCAGAAGCGATCTGTCAATCAAAATGAGACGTTTGGGTCAGATTGTAAGCAAAGATACTATACATATAGGGCACAAATATAGATAGACAAAATGTGTACATGAATATGAATACTGTTAAAAGTACTTGAAGGAGTTGCACTTAGATCAATTACCCCCAAGCTAAGGGGAAGAGAGTTGAGTCAGGGTATCATAAAAGGAGTATGAGCAGTTAACTACAAGTGAATATAATAGAATATCCTAGTGCATCAAGATGGTTATAACATGATTAAAAAAGATTGACATTTAAAATAGACTGGACATGAAGCTATGGATTGTCAAACGAGAAAAAACAACAACATTTGCGTACAAGCATCAACAATATCAAAACCTAATGACAAACAATATGTGAACCACCAAGGTACCAACAAGCAATGAGCAGCAATCATCCAACGATTGATGCCTAACCAAGAAAATAAGAAATGCAAATATGAAAATATTGATTGCATGATTTTGTGCATACAAAGCAACTATCTGTCGAACATAAAAAAATGCTCGACTCCCATGAACTACATGGTTCAGTGCATATAAAGCAATTATCTGTCCAACATCGCAGCACCCCTCACCGAACTGCTAAAGcctctgtttgtttcggcttctgacagcttctggccaccaaaagttgctgcggactgccaaacgctcagcttttcagccagcttctataaaaatcGTTGGGACAAAAactatccaaaatcaacataaacacataatcggctgagtcgttgtaatagtatgaattcgtcactttctagatcctgagccctatgaacaactttatcttcctccacacgtaatcgtaatgatactcagattctcctcacagccagattctctccacagtcagattttcagaaaagctggtcagaaaaaagctgaaccaaacatgcccaAAAGAAGGACGCCTACCAGTGGGGCCGGACGCGGATGAGGCCTTCCAAGCCCTCAAACGCACTATGTCCACTGCGTCGGTACTACAACTGTCGGCGTTCGACGTTCCCTTCATTGTCGACTGCGACGCGTCAGGGACTGGCTTCGGCGCGGTGCTACATCAGGGCGCCGACGCCGTAACCTTCTTCAGTCGCCCCTTTGTCCCACACCATCTGAAGCTCGCGGCGTATGAGAGGGAGCTGATCAGCCTAATACAGGTTGTCCGTCACTAGCGCCCAAACCTCTGGGGCAGACGCTTCCTCATCCGCATGGACCACTATAGCCTCAAGTTCCTCCTCGACCAGCGGCTATCGATAATTCTGCAGCACCATTGGGTCAGTAAGTTATTTGGGTTTGATTTTTCTATAGAGCATCGGCTAGGCCACCTGAACACTATGGTCGATGCCCTGTCCTGACGTGACACATTGGACACTGCACACCTGGAGGGCTCATCGTAGGGAGCGGCACACTTCCTGGCCGCCCTCTCAGGACCCTCCTTCAAGCTCGTCGACGAGATCATCCAGCCATCCAGGGGGCAACAGCCCATCTGGACTACATCAGCACGCGGGATCAAATTGCCAGCGACGCCATGGGCGCGCACTGGCAGACCCGCGATGCTCTCATCCACTACGCGTCCCAGATTTTCCTTCCCCCGACATCGACTTTACTGCCCTAGGCGTTACAGTTGGTCCATGTGGGCCACGATGCTTCCAGAAGACATTACATCGGCTGTGCACGAACTTCTACATCATCGGCGATTGCGCAGTGGTGGAGCATTCCAGCCGGCTGGACTCCTACAACCCCTAACCCCTGGAGGTGCCTTCTTAAACATGGGTCAACATCACCATGGACATCATCGAGGGATTGCCTCACATCCATGGCAAGTCCGTCTTAACGGTCGTGGACCGTTTCTCCACTTCATCGCTCTGAGACACCCCTACACCACCACCTCTGTCGCACGCCCTTTCTTCACCGAGATCGTCTGCCTCTATGGATCTCCCAACTCATCATGAGCGATCGGAACCTGGTCTTCACCAGCGACGTATGGCGCGACCTCTTCAAAATGGCAGACATCAAGCTGCGTATGAGCACCGCTTTGCACAAAAAATAAGGATTAACAAGACTCGAACCTTGACCACCAAGTTTAAAATATAGCGCTTACACCACTATGATAACTATACTTATATGATCTTAGGGTGTGCCGTGGATCATATGGACCACCCGCTGGGTCCGCCCCTGCCTGTGCACGACTCCATTTCAGGTGGTTTACGGTCAGGAACCACCGACACTGGCCCCCTTttggggcttgttcggttagaccAATCCAGAGGGGGATTGAAGGGGTTTAAATCCCTGCCTAGCCATTTTTGACTAGACGGGGATTTAAACCTCTCCAATCCCCCTCTGGATTGGTCTAAGCGAACATGCCCTTGACGGGCACATCGTGGACCCAGACCGTGGACGACATGCTGCAACAACGGTACATCTTCTTGGCGGAAGTTCGCGATCGCTTCCTGCAAGCACAAGCCTATGCCAAGCGCTACTACAACGGCAACCATCGCGGCTTGGAGTTCGCCTTGGGAGACTGGTCTGGCTGCAAAAGTCCTGACGTCTAATTCCTTCTCGATGTGCTTTGGCCGTGATGGTATTGGGACAATCAACTTTGGAGACCAATGAAGCTCAGACCAAGAAGAGACACCTCTTGACATCAACCAACAACAGTTACCAACCTCTAGACTTGACACCTATTAACATTATAACCCCCATACCTTGATATCTAATTCCTTTGTTTATTTGTCCTCCTCCAGCAGTTTCATAAGAGTTGTGTGTGCTTCAGATTCCAGATAGTTTCAGATTTCAGAGAGTGTGGTTGATTTGTTGGCACATTGTTTTCGATCTGATCTTTATTAAATATAAGGCAAAAGAGTGAGCAACTGCCATACTATTTGGTAATTTAGATCTGCAAATATGTCGTTTATTTGAATGCTCGAAGGTACTTTTATAATTTCATTTTGTATTGAGGTGATAAAAAAATTAGAAgatgttcattactttatttacatGTATAATACATCTAGCATAACTATCATTTTTTGTTAAATTGATTGTATCTCTTGGCTGCAGATCATGACTACTATTCAGTTAAAACAGCTTCTTTGTTACTGGCTTTGAATGTCCGTTACAGAGATGGAATTACAATACTAACAGAAAATCATGAGACAACCACTAGGTCAATGGTGCTGACAGCGAGATTGTGAAAAGAAATGTGATTATATTCTTTTTGGTTGTACATGGGAGGAAATATAGGGACTTTATTAGACTAATCTGGATTATGTACGCAATTATGGAACACGACAGCTATATAATCTAATAATTTCTACATGTTTTGGTAAAATGATGCTTAATCTAATTATTTCTACAGGTTTTGGTAAAATGATGTTTTATAACAATAGAGATTGATTGTCAACACTAATATTTTATCGAACAATTTATGTGTCATAGCAACACAATCAAAATTGATATTTAGTAATATTTTATCGAATAGTTTATGTACCGTCAACGCACGAACATTGTATTAGTGAAGGTAAAAACGTTAGTACAATATGAGTAGCCTGAGGTGGACCCACGTAATGGT harbors:
- the LOC100276919 gene encoding putative casein kinase family protein, translating into MEHVVGGKFKLGKKIGSGSFGELYLGVNMQSDEEVAVKLVFHEHLPRDFCVHYPCLGEQFCVRPSPTAPPKPPLTLAIATDLLCTMGGSIF